In Mangifera indica cultivar Alphonso chromosome 7, CATAS_Mindica_2.1, whole genome shotgun sequence, the genomic window aattctttttacaATACATCAtatatcaagataatatttttaatttatttatatttaaaattttatttattcgatATAATTGATTTGGAGGAAATTccttttacaaaaaatatatattccatTCCAAAGTAAATTCactgaaaattaaaagagagtCTGATGATTAGCCCTGTTGACAAAGTTGTGGGGTTTATTGGAATTTcacattcaaaaattttaaaataattagttttttattatttctaaaacccGTCtgcctcttcttctcttcttctcaaCATAAGCCCCACTCCGCTACACCTCTGCGTAGACACCCACCGTCTCCTCCGTCGCTCCGATCCGGGCCGCCAGTTACTCCGACACTCCTGCACGCCCCTCTCCTCACAGTTTTGGGCCCCACCTTTGGACTACCACTTCGACCTTAAAAGCTCACACAAAGAAACGCAAAGACTGAAGACAGACATGGCGCTCTGCAGATTTCGCTCAGCTTCTTCTCTCATCTCCAAGTTTCTTCCTCCCTCCAATACTCTCCGCTCTTTCTCCTCAGGTAATCTGAATCATTTTGTATTCATAAAAATCCaatctttgaaaaatagcatccgggataaaagattttaaattttcaatattttcacagAAACTCAATcagttaaagagaaaataatgaattatatggCCCACCTCGACATAAACTCTCAAATTGGAAGTTGTATGCCGCTCGCCGCAATGCGAATCGGCACAATTATTCACAACATTGAGGTCAACCCAGGTCAAGGGGGGAAGCTGGTTCGCTCGGCGGGCAATTCAGCCAAGATTTTGAAGGAGCCCACTGGAAGGTACTGTTTGGTGAGGCTGCCTTCGGGGGATGAGAAATTGATTGACAGTAAGTGCCGGGCTACGATTGGTTCGGTGTCAAACCCGAGTCATAAGGCGAAGAAGCTTAGGAAGGCAGGGCAGAGCAGGTGGCTGGGGCGAAGACCAGTGGTTAGAGGCGTGGCAATGAATCCAGTTGATCATCCTCATGGAGGAGGGGAGGGAAGAAGCAAGAGTAGTGGTAGTCATGGAAGGACTTCGCTTACACCGTGGGGAAAGCCTTGTAAGTCTGGTTACAAGACTGCTTCTCCTAAGAAGAGAAAGTAAAGGAGATTATTATGCGTTTGTTGTTTGAAGGATTTTGTTTATCGTTAATAATATTCAAGTCTAtttttggattgattttaattgtttcaaatgCTTCCAGTATTGGTAAggttgttttgttattttgttcCTTATTGTTGTCTGAATACTAAGCAAATtacatcaaccatattagagATGAGGTTGATTATCTCATATGCATTCTTAatgggaagaagaaaataaatagaaaaccCTCGTCTTACCCACCTTTACGCTTATCTTGTGcaagtaatattttgtaatagaTCTTTAGAATCACCTTCTAAGTCTTAATTCCCAATCTAAGACTGTTGTTAGAATTGTTAGTCATTTAATTAGCTGATGTTCTGGACTAACAAGAATGAATCTGTTTGTATGGGCTCTTTCCAAGAAATCTTATTTCTTTTGCTCTTCTTTGGTGGGACTTGCTTGttggtttatttttcttattgtcATTGGATTGGAGTGGTTTTTGtgcttattattaatttattcgtAACACTTGTTGAATTTTGTGGTCACTgtgcagtttttttttaatctgttcCTTGTTTTCATGTTTCTACTTTCTCATTCTCCATTGATTTAGTAGGGAACTACTTCAGAACATGAGAGGCAAAAGTGGTTTTTGTGTGTGTTGCAAAATTGTTTAGAAGAATCAGAGCACTTGGATTTTGGTTGTCTTAAGATGCTCTTCTCAATGTAAATAAAGCATTTGGTTTGATGGGTTTGCTTGTTCTAAACTCTTTGTTGGAGATTGTTAGCATTTCTTCAGATTTTCCATTTGTGCCTTGgttgatgatgatgtgtcaaAGGGTACTTCTGGTATTTTATCACACAAAACTAAACGGGAGGCCAAAGAGTGTACTTCGGGCGAGTAGGAGCCGGGGCAGGAAAGGAGCTATCAATGGTCTTATTATCAGAACTTGCAGCAGAGACCACCAAACTCTTGGACTTGTAAAAGGTCTTGTTAGATGTGGAGACTGAACACGAAAGAAAAGGTGAAAACTTTGAGATGGAAGGAGGGATCTTAGAGTCTGAGGAAGGTTTCAGGAAGCAGGTTGGTAACTGTAGTGTAGAAATGGAAGGAGGGTCGACTTTAACTATAAatgagttctttttttttttttttgtggtattGGGCTTGCCTTTCCGGGGGTGTTGGTCTTTGTTGGCGGTGGTGAATGTGggtttctttttatttcctATTTCATTACTAGATACAATAACAATGTTCGTTAAGGAATTTATACTGAACTTGGGTTTGTctcgttttaattttttatttttagattcaattaaCATTGTTTTGTTTGCAGGCAATCATGAGAGAAATCGTGACAATCCAAGTGGGAGGTTTTGCTAACTTCATCGGCTCTCATTTCTGGAACTTCCAGGTATAATTCATTCTCTCACACCCATAAAAATAAgactaaattttgttgcttgttAATCTTTACTTTCTTGTGGGAACTTCTGGCtgcatattttttgttttagcttaaatattttgtaatttttgtaattttgaaggATGAGTTACTTGGGCTGGCTTCTGACCCTGAAGGGGATTCAGTCTTCAAAAATCAGTGTCTGAATATGGACGTGCTCTACCGCACTGGCGAGACTCATCAGGTGGAGCTTTTTGACGTTGTATTTCTGTAATTAGGTAATTGCATCCATGGTTGTAAGTTTTTTCTGGGGTTTTGAGTTGTGCGGTGTGggtatttttctttctttggtgTGGGGACTTGAGCAGTTTGAGAGATATTTTGGTGAAGGTGATGGTTTATTGgacttttatattatctaatttgtAATCTGGTTGAAAATTCTCATGAGATCATGCTGTATGCTGTTGCTTAGgttctttcttcattttattgttttttgctTGCATTGTTTCATAGAGATGAAATTTACACACTATTGTCTGGTAAAAATTGTGCAGGGGATTCTTACATATACTCCTCGCCTGGTTTCGGTTGACTTTCAAGGTACTTGGCTTATAAGCAATGCTGATAATTACTTGATTTACTGAGTTTTGCTTTTGCAAATAGGATCTACTTGTTAGTATCATCTTGGTGACATTActtgaattgattaaatattttcttatatactGCTAAAACTGTAAATGTGTGTTAACAAAAGCTGATGGGCTTTTTTAGCTAGGACCTTATCTAACTCTAGTCACTTTTCTTATCCCATGAAATGTCCAAAGAGATGACAAATATATGTGCTATTCCTTTGTAGATTTATGTGTGTAGTTTTCATGCTGCAGGATCCCTTGGATCAGTCAGTTCACGTGGTACATTGTACAATGAGGCTTCCCCCTCAGATGTCGTGACATggtgagaattttttttcataacatCTTTAACATTAATATCTTCGAGATGTAGTTTCTTACTAGTCTCGCGGTTCCTgaatgagaaagaaagaaagtggaGAAAAAGATTAGAATGATGTTCGTTTAATATGAGAACCATTGTTTAATTACAGAAATCATTATAGTTTTCACCTGAATCTGTCCTTCAATTTCTGTCTTGTATATTTCATGGggttcttaaaatttttcagcAAAGAGAAAAGAAACTTTGTAGCTCTTTGttgttttttcacttaaattataaatttatatcagaAGCCCTCTAAATTTGTGTGGCGCAAACTTTCACTTTGTTTCCCATTTTGGGTATGATAAACTTgcctttgaatttattaatgaattgcTAAATGTTCTGTTGTAGTTTTCTGAGGccaattaaatcaattgaatttctgTATGTCAATGTGCAGGAAGGGTAGTGTTTCCACTCAAGTGTCTGAGCCTCGTAAGAAGAATCTGTTCTTACAAAGTTTGTATGAGGAAGAGCAGGAAAACCTCACACTGGTGAATGCTACCAAGGATAAGAGGAATGATTTTCAAAGAGAAAGTGAGGATAAGGATATAGTTGAATGCTTAGATAATGGTGTCCAATATTGGACAGACTTCTCAAAAGTCCACTATCATCCTCAGAGTCTCTATGAATTAAGTGGATTATGGATGGATGTTCAGGAATTTGACAATTATGGAATTGGAAGGGATACTTCCTCTGGAAGTTTTCGAGAAGGCATATGTGAAAGGCTTCGCTTTTTTGTTGGAGAGTGTGACCATGTCCAGGTATGTTTCACTTGAAAAGCATTTTTTACTTCCTTCCATTTTGATTTAGCCCAATTAGGAAATTTCAACAACATAAACTATATCGAGTTATAGGATAATTGCTTTTCTCATGCGCTTGAAGTTTGAAGGACCCATTCATGCACCTCATATGAGTTTACACTTAATGTgcctttttttgggttttgagcatttgattattttgacaGGGTTTTCAATTTATTGTTGATGACTCTGGAGGTTTTTCAGCTGTAGCTGCTGACTTTTTGGAGAATATTGCTGATGAGTACACTAACACTCCAGTGTTGCTCTATGCTGCCCGCAGTCCCACTTCTTATACGAATCTTAGAAGCAGGAAGCAAACAGTGTTCAGGGACCTTCATGATTCAGTTTCATTTTCAAGATTAGTGCCCTACTGCAAATTGATTGTGCCAGTTGGTTTACCCTCCTTGAGTACAAGTGAGCAGTAATATGttgaatacattttttaatgCGATTTTCTAACTTCCTTCTGCGTGTAATGCAACCCCTTTATCTTTTCTGGATTGTTACTGGCCAATAGATTTAGTTGCTTTTTCTGGAGTTTTTCTTTCTCGAAAAAGGTAATCATTCATTGGGTTTCTTTGATTGTTCGGGATTAGATAGACTTGTCTTGAGTGcatgtttttatttgtatttctgTCACAAATTTGTCATATGTTCAAAACGATTTTCTTCTGGTGTACACATAATTCAGTTTGCATACACTTATTCCTCGATTGCTAATGATGATCTCTTTTGTTTATCTGCTTTTTTTACCCTTGTTTAGTTTATGGACTAATCTTCTGCTCATGATTTTGAAGGTAAAGCTACGACATTCCTTCGTATTGAATATGAGAAGCCTTACCACTGTAGTGCAGTTTATGCTGCAGGCAGCTCTTATTTAATCTGCCCCTCATACTACGTCTGgatttgtaaaatatttatttaggccaatgaagaaaaaaataacaaataatgcattataaattgtaaatttttaattaggcTTGCCTTGCCtgtatatttttatcattcatatttaaaaaacagtattttaaattaaaaattgacaatttattttttccgtTGATTTTTCTTAGGCAATTGAGACATATTTGtcttttctacttttttttttttaatttttgataatgcttatttttactcaaaaattCTACACCAACTTCAAagaatttgagctcaaattccTGGACTCTTTTgtatttgagttaaattgaaattaattttttatttcggCTTACCCTGATTGTTGGTTGCAGAATCAAGCtcgataatataataatatgtgtatataatcatttatttattattgacttCTAAACTATAACCCTTATCCTAAGCCTTACAAGGTATGGGCCTCAAGTACGCTATTACTAATTTTGCAGAATTTTGACTCTCTGTTTTACTCATTTTATCTAATctcttaaaagattattattattattagcaaTGCTTAATTTTTTGTACTAGGCaacattattgatattatcGTTTTGGATAATGTAAGCCTGCGAATATCACAATCAGATCACATAACTTGCTACCCACCTAAATtaatcatcttttatttttcgtTTCAACACCCTTTTTTTATGATTGACTGATTTCCCAGGGTGCATTCCCTAGCTTGAAAGAACTAATGTGAAATGCCCAGGTTGCTGCTTCTATGGAGAGGAAATTTTCAGCCTAGCGATGCTTTTCAAAATCTCAGGACCGTAAAAGTGTCTGTCAGAATGTAGCCGTTTGGAAGATTCATGTCATGGTCCTCATCTGTGTCTTTCCAGAATATGGAAACTGTGAGTTTCAAAGTGTGATAGAATGAGTATTTACTGACCCTCTTAAAAGCTAAAACTCTGAATCGACTTACAAGAATAAATGTATCTGATTGCAAAACGATGGAAGAAATTGTAACACATTTGGGAGATGATATAATAGAGAATTCAATTGTTTCCTGCAAACTGGATTGTTTGGAACTTGGGTATTTGTCCAGCCTTAAAAGCTTTTGTTGTGGAGACTATACTCTGGAATTGCCATCCCTGAAAAAAGTAATTATCAGACAATGCTCGGAGATGGAGAATTTTTCCCATGGAGTTTTAAGAACACCAAAGCTCAAAAAACTACAATTGACAGGAGGCGAGGGTGAAGTAGAAGAATGTTGGGAAGGCAACCTTAAATCCACCGTAcaatatttgttcaaaaatatgGTATATTATTGGCTTACCGAATAACCTCATGCATTCAGTGTGCTGTGCTTCATGATAACAGAATGTGCGGAGCTCCAAAGAATATTGAGGTCATTACTTTAAATAGTCTGTGACACAAacaaagaattttgaaaattacttatgaaaaaagtctagtccgatcacaaacaaactcaaaatcataaaaatcaaaaatcctaaatttgataaaataataaaagctcACACAAAGAAATTATGACGTGCTTTggctaaatttgaaaattacccTCAACCCTAAAAGCTCATTATGACGTGCTTTGGCCAATAAAAGCTCACACAAAGAAATCATgtatctaaatttgaaaattacccTCAACCCTAAAAGCTCACACAAAGAAACGTAAAGATTGAAGACAGACATGACGCTCTGCAGATTTCGTTCAGCCTCTTCTCTCATCTCCAAGTTTCTTCCTCCCTCCAACACTCTCCGCTCTTTCTCCTCAGGTAATCTGAATCATTTTGTATTCATAAAAATCCaatctttgaaaaatagcatccgggataaaagattttaaattttcaatattttcacgGAAACCCAATcagtgaaagagaaaataatgaattatatagcCCACCTCAACATAAACTCACAAATTGGAAGTTGTATGCCGCTCGCTGCAATGCGAATCTGCACAATTATTCACAACATTGAGGTCAACCCAGGTCAAGGGGGGAAGCTGGTTTGCTCGGCGGGCAATTCAGCTAAGATTTTGAAGAAGCCCACTGGAAGGTATTGTTTGATGAGGCTGCCTTCGGGGGATGAGAAATTGATTGATAGTAAGTGTTGGGCTATGATTGGTTCAGTGTTAAACCCGAGTCATAAGACGAAGAAGCTTAGGAAGGCAGGGCAGAACAGGTGGCTGGGGCGAAGACCAGTGGTTAGAGGAGTGACAATGAATCCAGTTGATCATCCTTATGGAGGAGGGGAGGGAAGAAGCAAGAGTAGTGGTAGTCATGGAAGGACTTCGCTTACGCCGTGAGGAAAGCCTTGTAAGTCTAGTTACAAGATTGCTTCTCCTAAGAAGAGAAAGTAAAGGAGATTATTATGCGTTTGATGTTTGAAGGATTTTGTTTATCGTTAATAAGATTCAAGTCTAtttttggattgattttaattgtttcaaacGCTTCCAGCGTTGGTAAGgttgttttgttcttttgttcttttgttcCTTATTGTTGTTTGAATACTAAGCAAATTACATCAACCATTTGAGAACTGAGTTTTGATATTCTTTGTTGGTAATAGGGTGACAAATAGTGTACATTATTACTGGCTATTTAGAAAAGGAGAGtgaattatttgtttgtttatattctTCTTAGAATAAAACATCCTTTTGATTTGAGCTTTTTAAAATGCTTTTGGTATTTGTTTAATTAGTTGTACTCTTTAGTACATTACTAAACTTTTGCCATTTGAATTGTGTGCGATTGATGATGTTTTAACTAGTATAGTGCATCATTATTTTGAGAATTGAGTTTCGGTGTATTTGGCGGGAATATTATTGCTCAAAGCGTAGATTATTACTTggtatttggaaaaaaaaaaaagtagagtgaattttgtgtttgatCTGATTTTCCACAATAAATGAAAATCTTTTGAATCTTAGACATTTTATGTTGAACTTTGTcatgttttctgcttttctgtagtctttttctttaaattttggtttcttGTAGTTTGGTTTTGTATGGATGAGGAACTAAGGATGATGATAttcatacttaattttaaaagatgttacctttgttttggtttgagAGGCCTACTAGAGTTTTGATATGTGAAACTTAAACAGTTAAACTAACTGTTGCTTTAATGTCCTCTGTTGAACTAGgattaatttaacatttagttCCTCTGATAATGGACTCTTTTAGTCATAGTTCGTTATCATCTTCTTTAAAGATATTCACTTAGTATATGCAGTATCTGATGCAAACAAGTATACGAACAATTATCAATAAACCATGTTAGAGATGAGGTTGATTATCTTGTATGCATTCCTaacaggaaaaagaaaataaatagaaaaccTCATCTTACCCACCTTTACGCGTATCTTGTGcaagtaatattttgtaatagaTCTTTATAATCACCTTCTAAGTCTTAATTTCCAACCTAAGACTCTTATTAGAATTATTAGTCATTTAATTAGCTGATGTTCTGGACTGACGAGAATGAATCTGTTTGTATGGGCTCTTTCCAAGAAATCTTATTTCTTTTGCTCTTCTTTGGTGGGACTTGCTCGttggtttatttttcttattgtcATTAGATTGGAGTGGTTTTTGTGCTTACTATTAATTTATTCGTAACACTTGTGGAATTTTGTGGTCACTGTGCAGTTTTTTTAATCTGTTCCTTGTTTTCGTGTTTCTACTTTCTCATTCTCCATTGATTTAGTAGGGAACTACTTCAGAACATGAGAGACAAAAGTGGTTTTTGTGTGTGTTGCAAAATTGTTTAAAAGAATCAGAGCACTTGGATTTTGGTTGTCTTAAGATGCTCTTCTCAATGTAAATAAAGCACTTAGTTTGATGGGATTGCTTGTTCTAAACTCTTTGTTGGAGATTGTTAGCATTTCTTCAGATTTTCCATTTGTGCCTTGAttgatgatgatgtgtcaaAGGGTacttttggtattttataatatgttttagCATTTTCGTTATGTGATTACTATTGGATCGGAAACTTGAATAATGCATAATGTTGATTTTAGATTTTGCTTTTGTAAGTTGATGAAATGCTTCACAGAGACTTTGTCTTTTGAAAATGCCTTCAGATTGCTTTTTCAAAAGTATTTTATGAAAGAGTAAAGCTACGTGTACTAATAAATGAGTACTAATGGCTactatatcatcatataattgaatgatttgattgtttattttatctttaattcaaaattatataatcatataatgacacgttAATCAGTTGTAATATATCCACCAAATTTACGAAGTATTACACTTTCTACTCAAAAATAGAAGGAACATTGGAAGTGTCAAAAGTGTTTGAACATGTACTACTCAGACAAAATGTCTTTGCAAGATCGTTTTCATTCATAAGCATgtttagaaaacaaaaactcTCATAAAGTCTACTACCCACAACATCTCTATTGACTTTAGAATTGCATAGCCATGTGCAATATGTGCATCATTTGATGAGAAATTGTTTGGTACATCTAACCTATCATGTATTGAAATTGAGCAAAATGATTTCTAATTAGTCAAATGTACATTTATTCTTATTTAGAAAGTTAGAATTAAGTCATATTATTGACTTTATTGTATGTTAGTAGACAAAGTAGAGAAGCAGACTTGGTCTTGGTTAAAGCTAGATTTTAGCCTAGTCAAGCCCAAACATGGGTTGGTTTAAGCTCGGTTTGAATCTATATTGATTAGTTAGAGTTTAAACTTGTTTGAACTAGTCAGAGACATCGTTAAAGGGTTATCAATAGAATAAATAGTTTATTAATGGGATAAATACTATTAACAATATTGTTGGAGGGGGATTTAAGTTGAGTTATTGAGCTAAAGTTTTAGTTAGAATTCGGTTCGAATCAAATTGAACCAAGTCGACTTGCTTCAAATCTAACTTTATTGGTCTTGACAATGGTTTGCCTGCTTTAAACATCTCATGTGATCCCTACTCATTTCCCTCTATTGCTTGCTTTCATGTGATACCTCCATATCGGTATAACACTATGCTCATTATAAAATCTCTATCAGGATCAAGATTTTCTACCTTTTTAGGTGAAAGTCTTTTGGTTCatgttttatgaatattttgctGACTGAGCTTCTCCTTTAAGGTGGAACTTAGAAATATCATAAAAGGCTTTTTATGGTCACATgattaactaattaaaaataactctaatttgtaaataatagtATTGTGCTTacaaaaaaaacaagattttcaGTTCATTATGAGTTGGGTTTGATTCGAGTTAAGtcgatttgattttaatttgatatttgatttgaacGAGTTACCTCAATTTATGTTTGAGTCAAGTTGGTTAGAATCCAGTGAGGCACCAAAAATTT contains:
- the LOC123221002 gene encoding 60S ribosomal protein L2, mitochondrial-like, which gives rise to MALCRFRSASSLISKFLPPSNTLRSFSSETQSVKEKIMNYMAHLDINSQIGSCMPLAAMRIGTIIHNIEVNPGQGGKLVRSAGNSAKILKEPTGRYCLVRLPSGDEKLIDSKCRATIGSVSNPSHKAKKLRKAGQSRWLGRRPVVRGVAMNPVDHPHGGGEGRSKSSGSHGRTSLTPWGKPCKSGYKTASPKKRK
- the LOC123221005 gene encoding 60S ribosomal protein L2, mitochondrial-like, whose product is MTLCRFRSASSLISKFLPPSNTLRSFSSGQGGKLVCSAGNSAKILKKPTGRYCLMRLPSGDEKLIDSKCWAMIGSVLNPSHKTKKLRKAGQNRWLGRRPVVRGVTMNPVDHPYGGGEGRSKSSGSHGRTSLTP
- the LOC123220997 gene encoding protein misato homolog 1-like isoform X2; this translates as MREIVTIQVGGFANFIGSHFWNFQDELLGLASDPEGDSVFKNQCLNMDVLYRTGETHQGILTYTPRLVSVDFQGSLGSVSSRGTLYNEASPSDVVTWKGSVSTQVSEPRKKNLFLQSLYEEEQENLTLVNATKDKRNDFQRESEDKDIVECLDNGVQYWTDFSKVHYHPQSLYELSGLWMDVQEFDNYGIGRDTSSGSFREGICERLRFFVGECDHVQGFQFIVDDSGGFSAVAADFLENIADEYTNTPVLLYAARSPTSYTNLRSRKQTVFRDLHDSVSFSRLVPYCKLIVPVGLPSLSTSKATTFLRIEYEKPYHCSAVYAAGSSYLICPSYYVWICKIFI
- the LOC123220997 gene encoding protein misato homolog 1-like isoform X3, which codes for MEGGILESEEGFRKQAIMREIVTIQVGGFANFIGSHFWNFQDELLGLASDPEGDSVFKNQCLNMDVLYRTGETHQGILTYTPRLVSVDFQGSLGSVSSRGTLYNEASPSDVVTWKGSVSTQVSEPRKKNLFLQSLYEEEQENLTLVNATKDKRNDFQRESEDKDIVECLDNGVQYWTDFSKVHYHPQSLYELSGLWMDVQEFDNYGIGRDTSSGSFREGICERLRFFVGECDHVQGFQFIVDDSGGFSAVAADFLENIADEYTNTPVLLYAARSPTSYTNLRSRKQTVFRDLHDSVSFSRLVPYCKLIVPVGLPSLSTSEQ
- the LOC123220997 gene encoding protein misato homolog 1-like isoform X4, producing MEGGILESEEGFRKQAIMREIVTIQVGGFANFIGSHFWNFQDELLGLASDPEGDSVFKNQCLNMDVLYRTGETHQGILTYTPRLVSVDFQGSLGSVSSRGTLYNEASPSDVVTWKGSVSTQVSEPRKKNLFLQSLYEEEQENLTLVNATKDKRNDFQRESEDKDIVECLDNGVQYWTDFSKVHYHPQSLYELSGLWMDVQEFDNYGIGRDTSSGSFREGICERLRFFVGECDHVQL
- the LOC123220997 gene encoding protein misato homolog 1-like isoform X1, giving the protein MEGGILESEEGFRKQAIMREIVTIQVGGFANFIGSHFWNFQDELLGLASDPEGDSVFKNQCLNMDVLYRTGETHQGILTYTPRLVSVDFQGSLGSVSSRGTLYNEASPSDVVTWKGSVSTQVSEPRKKNLFLQSLYEEEQENLTLVNATKDKRNDFQRESEDKDIVECLDNGVQYWTDFSKVHYHPQSLYELSGLWMDVQEFDNYGIGRDTSSGSFREGICERLRFFVGECDHVQGFQFIVDDSGGFSAVAADFLENIADEYTNTPVLLYAARSPTSYTNLRSRKQTVFRDLHDSVSFSRLVPYCKLIVPVGLPSLSTSKATTFLRIEYEKPYHCSAVYAAGSSYLICPSYYVWICKIFI